The genomic region CTTGGAAAATACAATTTCATCAGACCAAAAAAGCCCTCTAGGGTGCAGGGCAACACGTTGCAGGTGAGAAGTTTGATCAGATACCCAAAATCATAAGCACTGTGAAAAGCAACCCATCTGATATTCTCATTCGAAACAATGCCTGAGGACATCAAAAGCTCTGCAAAACGCCTTGAATTGATACCAATGTAGTTGTTTTTCTTGAAATCAATCCCACTCTGTCTCAGCAGCTCGATGGAATCAGGGGCATGGATGTCCCTAGTGGGGTTAAATTCCCTCAGGTTGAATTGCCACACACAGGGCTGTCCTGTACCACATTCTGCCAGGTTTCCCTCCTCATCTGAGAAAGTAAGGCCAAGCTGAATAAGTTTGAGGTTGTCCACATTGGCTTTCAAGGTATAGTAATGGTACTCTGCCCTGCTCCTGAATCTCCCATATGGTCTTATAACAACCCCAGGGAACTCTGTATCCATGGCAACATATGGGTATCGATCTACAACACCTCTGATCAACTCAAATTCTTCTTCCAGATTATCTGCCCACACCTCCCTTATGCAAACTGAATCGCTCTTCGCCCTAATCATCATGAACCCAATTCAATTCAAGACAGCTTTTTCAAACTTTATGACTAATTGTATAGGGCAGGGATGAGAGCAAACATATAGAGATCTGCAGAACAGGAAATGCAAATGCAGAGATGGAGTCCACAGATTTGAGAAGCTTTGCTCTTGGTTTGAGAGAGTTCTGGACAAATTAAATACAAAGGCGAGGGGATTCTGGATTTTGTAAAGCAtgaggaaagggaaagggaaagggccGCGTCGTTGGGTCAATCCGGTGTGGCAGATATCTAACGCGAAATAGGCAATGTATGTATGCTTTTTCTCTCTTTTGACTTATTATTACTAGAAAATCTTGATTCTGTTAACACGTTTTTATTTTGACTTATTATTACTAGAAAATATTGTTTCTGTTAAGACATTTTATACGACTCTGCTTCTTCGCAAAATGTTTGTTGAACAATTCGCGTCTATGCAAGCTCTAGAATTCACATTTGTTGTGTTTATACTTTGACTTATTATTTCACCTAACTTATATGAATTTGTTCTTTGCTTCAAGATTATTATTATGgtttagttttttatttattttattttataatatgtgGAAATcagtttgttttttttttcaatcagTTTGTTTGGTATATAGTTGTACAATATATTGTTATGTTAATAATATTTAAAGGTATTGAATGGTCTATCTTTTTAAAATGGAGATATATGTTTTTGAGAGGAGATATGATTTAGTGAGGTCATAAATAAGGATTTCATTCTTAACACAAACATTCAACAATAACATCTCAATAGAAGTTTGAACTTTGGTGGTAAGAATCACAACACCAAAAAGTATTGAATGTGGTATTGAATAAAAAGTTGTTGAATTTTGTgatgaataaaattttatttattagaaTTATGTAATTTCCTCAATCCATAATGTTAATTTAAAACTTCTCGATTAAACTCTGTAATATTTTTCATCATTAATGGATCAtacttcatgatccatcatcaagatgaaaaagcTAGATAGAAGATGGATCATGCTTTTTCTATCTTCATGATCCATCTTCTACTAGTGGAGAAGTCTTTATtcataattataaattttattcaTAAGATTTGTTGAGGTGGTTACTTTGTCAACAATTTATAACCACGACTATTGTTGCTTGTAGTAGGGCCCCATGAGGAGTCCAAGGGCTAAACCCATTGGAGGAGCATTGCCTCCATGACCCACTAAGAATGTGTCTTTGGTAAAGCTCACCACTCATGAGCACTGCCCACCACCTATACTAACAACTTCATGTCATCTTCACAATGATCCCACTAGCACCACCACCCAATTTAAGTGAAATTCTACCATTGACCACTTGAGTGCCATCATCCTACCACCCAACTAAGTGGAGGTGAGACTTGTATTTATACTCAACCTCACAAAATGTGTTGAAAATTTGAAGAAGGTCAACATTGGGGAGCACTTTCTTTCTCAACAACTTCTTGACCATTGGAGGTTTGAATTTGGGCATATTTTGATTGGACCATAGTGATAGGTGCCATAGGTTATGACGTCCAGGGTACTAGGTACCATATACCATGATTTCTAGGGCACTAAGTACCATGGACCATGAGGTATAGGGTGCTAGGTGTCATAGTCTAAGAGGACTAGGGAACTAGGTGCCATAGACATGGCATTTTGAGCCAAAATATTGGTCAATGCGCATGAATCAATGTCTAGCTTCAAGATTTGGCACTGGCTTGAGCACAATCAATTAGATTCAGTTTCATGAGGGGAGAACTACCAAAGTGAGCCCTAAATGAGTGTGAATTGTATATGGATACAACTTATGACACTACAATTATTTTTAGAATTTACCCTCGAGCCTCTATTTTAGTTCTTTCTTAACAAGGAATAAATTTTGTCCATGATGTTAAATTAGGCAGAAAAATTATTTATCAAAAAAATGCAAGGAATCTAATGGTGCATGCAATTTTATGCCTTGGATAGCCTACTTTTTATAGAATAGTAAAATCATTGTGTGATTAAAAATTGAGTATAGGCTTCCAACTTGCATAAATGTACTTAGAAAATCATTTTTTGGGGAGATATATtttacaaagtttttttttttgagggGTTTAATTATATTAGTTTTTATCATATATTGAGGTCACAAGGAATAACACTCTCCATCTTATCATGGTTACTCATGACATAAACTAGAATCATCTCGTTTCAGACATTTGTAAGAAATCTATAACAAATTTATTTGTAAATGCGCCATTATAAAGTTGTTATCTGATTTGttttccttttaggggaatttTGTACATCTACCATAGAGTGTCATGAGGGTTTTGTACTAACTTAGGTTCTACCATCACAACGTTCACAAGTGTGTGTACCTccacaacaataaaaaatctacaATATTCTATCCTCATGCATGTATGCCTTGGTTTTTGCACACCCTTTTCAATTGTTTATACATCATATTAGAAATGATATTACTATTGCATTCCTTTGCACACTTTTGAACCATACTTTAAATCTTCCAATACCTCTCCCTTTTGAGCATTATGGGGTTTATCATCACATGGTTATGTTAATGCTTTCTTAGAGAAATTGGGCACATCCTTCTACATTTATAGTTGATTAATATACATGATATTTTGATACTTACATAAATCAACATGCACATTTAATAGTGTAAAGTAGGTCCTTATGTGCTATCTTGTACTCTTTGATCATAGTGAACCAAGGGAAAATCCATATGAGGGGTTGATAGTTAGACTCAAATCAAATAAGCATAAAACACGCAaccaaatgcaacaaaaaccattataccttcatgTGAATCTCTCTTGTTCGTTCGATTGAACCTTTGATGAAGTGGAAGGTGCGCCCTAGCTCCACTTTAtttgattttctcctttgatggtagattgtggattgctctccactataCAACAAGATTGATTGGATTATGAATATGGATGAGATGGATGATTCAAGAATTGGACATTATGATGGTGCTTTGGATGATCTTGGGACTAAAATGgacaacatgacaatgcatgagaagtggatatgagatcaaatggacaacataagaatgtatgaaaagtggatgatcTGTGAGGagaagagactccaatttatagattggaggaggttgaaataaagggccaagattgattttggaatgaaggattgagattgatttgaaatggggGAGACAATTAAGAGGAGAAGGTGTAGGATCCAAGAGATATTCTATAAAGACATTTCTTGtatccacacctctcaaggtacatggtgAAGAGCTCTCAAGTAAACTGGGAagagaaaaatgaattaaaaattccttggtgcaaggggagaggaattaaaatttccaaaataagaggatgtgtgggaagactaaatggataaatgaattaaaaattccttgggaagggtaggcatggggagattcaaataatttgaatttatttgaaaggatcaaggtgattagggatgtgcaaatgattaaggagattgatgaggtggcttaatgagtgattagagtgcaagtgggaatgttagaaggatgtgacatgaggagagagaatgagtggaggaatttaaaattgagtccaataatgataatcatgcttaaaagtaattaattaggctaagtgaggattataAGAAGTGATTtctaggaatcacatgattagcttagttaattgaaattaattaactaagtagagtttagaagaaataaatgatatcTATTTTTAAAAGAATGggggataaatatttaaatttgatttaattaattttaagaggaaagGGGctcatataattaaattaattaattaattatgtggagaggcttaaattaattaaatattaatttaattaattttaggtgtctacacatagtaCCATTTAAATTTCCAACTTCATAGTATTTATATTTGTATGTATCCATGGTTGAGTAGTACACTTCAAGTCACTCATGCAATTCTTTATCTCTATTAACTTGATCTATAGTCATCGGGGCTTCATTAGTTTCAAAAGAAACCAACAATTCATCTTAACCAAAGTTTACAAATTCATGCTTCCATATTCCATATTTATTAGTTtcttttttatatgatttttttttcaacaCGTGTTTCTGTTTTAATCTATTGTAAGAGACTTTTATTTTGTACATGATTTGGCCTTGTTAGAGCTCATTTTTCAGTGATTTTCCCTAACTATCACTTAATGGGAGTAAATTAGCTTGAACAAATTTAGTATCTATCTAGCTTACTTTTATCGAATAACTTGTTAGTCCTATTCACACTAATGTTAACCCTTGTTAGAGAGGCATTATTTTATTTCATCTAATGTGAACTTAACACGTGTCCCTAAACTTGTCTCTATAGTCCTACATGTGTTTTACTCTTGGAGGGGTAATCAAAGTTTTAGTCCTGCCTTCCTATTTACTTACCCTTTTATTTATATGTAAGGCTCTTTTGTATATTTTACTTGATATGTATATGATAATATTTCATCTTATAATTCTTGTTTGTGGAATCCATTTTTATCTCACAAGTTGATCTTGACTATTCTAACACTATCAAGATAACACATTTTATGAGATACGTGATGTAAATAATCATTCTACTTTCTTTAATTCTACTTCTCATTCTATTGAGAATTCTTCCTCTACTTTGACTACCTCTCCCATAGTCCATGATTGTCACATGCACTTTCCCATTTCTCTCCCTCATTTTGCTACATGTTTAATGTCCATGGATCTCCCAAGTATATTGAGGCCTCCTTCTATTCCCTTATCATCTATGATGATCTTGTTCTCACAATTGATTATAATATTTCACCACATGACTCTCAATATGCTCTTGATAATATTTCACCATGAATCTTTCTCCAGTGATGATGAGACTCGGGCTTCTATTCATCCTTTCTTTGAGCAAGGGGAACTCTTCTTATTTTTCCTTCATGTCTATTTGGAGGATTGAACTCTCTCTTGTAGACAATGTTAATCATACTAGCACCATTTATCACTTATTTAGCATCACATTGATTAAGGTTCCTCCTTTGGAAAATATTGGTCACCATTTAGAtgattattaattttatattttctcTCCTAGATTTAAATAACACCTTATAGAGCTTGAACCTTATTattatattttgactttttcttaTTTTCCCACTACCACTTCTATATTAGTTTCTCTTATGGAGGCATCACCATCTATTTCTTTTGATCAACCTTCTATTTTCCCTTCTACATATGTATGGCTATGCTTAATTAAGTGTTTTAATATTCTTTCATACCATCTCCTATTTGTATCAAAACTCTTTATTTTGACAAATGCAATGATCATGATGATCCATTCCACCATGTAAAACACTTATGCCTAACTCATAAATGTGATTCAAATATATCTTGAAAAATTCTTTACTAACAAAATGAGAGGTATTTCCTTATACTAGTTTTGTCATCTTATCTACTAGTGCTCTACACACACAATTTTTGATGTTATTGATTAAAGGGGTAACTAATAGGTTTTGAAGGAACCTTGAAACCCTTTATGATAGTAAAAACGTAAAAAAAACATAGCCAAACCATAAGAAAAcacaaattacaaaaaaaaagaaacaaagcaTAGATAACATTCTCTTGAGGGTAGAAACAATTTCCAATTCAATCTACAATAGTATTGTTTTATGTCACCCTCatcaattttatttctatttcttaTATTAGGATCAACATCCCCTTTAGAAATCATCACAAAAATAAGACCAATAGAAATATTTCTCACCTTATCCTTGAGGCCTTTAATCTCCATAGTGTTTCTCTTGACAACCACGATTATGTTTTACTTTATCTTTGATCTTTCCCATGTTCTAATCCAAACCCATTAACCT from Cryptomeria japonica chromosome 3, Sugi_1.0, whole genome shotgun sequence harbors:
- the LOC131031009 gene encoding probable CCR4-associated factor 1 homolog 7 — protein: MMIRAKSDSVCIREVWADNLEEEFELIRGVVDRYPYVAMDTEFPGVVIRPYGRFRSRAEYHYYTLKANVDNLKLIQLGLTFSDEEGNLAECGTGQPCVWQFNLREFNPTRDIHAPDSIELLRQSGIDFKKNNYIGINSRRFAELLMSSGIVSNENIRWVAFHSAYDFGYLIKLLTCNVLPCTLEGFFGLMKLYFPSVYDVKHMIKFCDGLYGGLNRVAELLKVERIGTCHQAGSDSLLTFSVFMKLREGLPTRSIDKSKNILYGFGLEIRY